The Tropicibacter oceani DNA segment TTGTGCGCACATGGCGCGATTTCCGGAGCAAGCACTGATGGCCTCGAAAGCACAACGCATGCCGCTTGGCCTGAAGCTGGCCACCTACGGGTTTGTCATCCTATGGCTGATCCTGGCCGCCTTTCCGTTCCTGTGGACCCTGTGGGGATCGTTCAAGGTTGAGCTTGATTTCTTTTCCATCGCCGACTGGACCAATGCCCTGACCGGCAAGAACACCAAGGCGGCCACCGGCAGCCCGCTGACCGGCGCCGGGTATCACGGCGCCTGGGTGCAGGAGGATTTCTGGCGCCCGGCGATCAACACCTTCATCGTGTGTTTCTTCGTGGTCTGCACCTCGCTGACCATCGGAACGCTGGGGGGCTATGCGCTGTCGCGCTCGTCCTACCGCTATACCTTCTGGCTGCTGATCACGGCGCTGATCTTTCGCGCCATGCCGCCGATCACGCTGGTCGCGGGCTACCTGCTGCCCTTCTTCGAATGGAACCTCTGGGGCATCCTGCCGACCACGATCATCGTCCTGGTGGCGATCAACCAGCCCTTTACCCTGTGGATGCTGCACAGCTTTTTCCAGAACATCCCCAAGGAACTGGACGAAAGCGCCAAGGTCGACGGCTGCACCCAGTTCCAGGCCTTTCGCACCGTGATCGTGCCGGTCATGTGGCCGGGCGTGATCACCACCGGGCTGTTCAGCTTTCTGCTGGCCTACAACGACTTTGCCGTCACCTCGATGCTGCTGAGCGAAAGCAACCGCACCATGGTACCGGAAATCGCCGCCTTTCTGGGCACCACCTATACCGAAGGCAACGTGATGTTCGCCGTCGCCGCCGTGGTTTCGGCCACCGCGCCGCTGTTCATCCTTGTCATGTTCTTCCAACGCCAGATCGTCTCTGGCCTCACCGCCGGAGCCGTCAAGGGATGAAGGGATCACGACCACAGCAGGCCGCGCTCAGCCGCGATACGGACATGTCCAAAACCGAAGACACCCGTGCCGTAATCGAAGGCATGGTCGATGGGCTGAACGACCACCGCATCGACGATATCGGCGCCTTCTTTGCCGATGGCTTTCGCTGGATGGGCAACACCGGGTGCGGCACCAAGACCGGGCTCAAGGAATTCCAGGACAACTGGCAACGCCCCTTTCAGGCGGCCTTTTCCGACAAGGTCTGCGTCGACGAAGCGCGCCTGTTCATGGGCGAATGGGCCGCCGCCTTTGGCCGGCAAGAGGCCACGCATTCCGGCACCTTCATGGGGGTGCCCGCCACCGGCAAGCGCATCCAGATCCGCTATATGGATTTCTGGAAGGTCGAGGACGGCAAGATCACCGACAACTGGGTGATGGTCGATTTCCCGCATGTGCTGGCCCAGCTGGGCGTCGACGTGTTCAACGGCGAAGGCTGGGAGGCCTACGACCGGGGCGACCGCGTGCCGCCCCGCCCCGAACCACAGGACAACGCGTCCCGGGCCTGACCCGGGACCTCAACGGCAGAGGCCCCGGGTCACCCCCGGGGCGGGAGAGACGAGAATGGCGATCCAGCACCTCAAACAGGGCAAACCCGAAACCGAACGCGCCGAGGATGATGCCAAGGTCCGCGCCGTGGTGGAAACCACGCTGGCCGATATCGAGGCGCGCGGCGACGCGGCGTTGCGCGATCTGTCCGAAAAATTCGACGGCTACACGCCGCAGGCCTTTCGCCTGACCGCGTCGGAAATCGAGGCGGCGATGCAAAAGGTCAGCGCCCGCGACATGCAGGATATCCGCTTTGCCCAGGACCAGATCCGCAACTTTGCCCAGGCCCAGCGCGCCTCGATGACCGATATCGAAGTGGAAACCCTGCCCGGCGTGATCCTGGGCCACCGCAATATCCCGGTGCAGTCGGTCGGCTGTTATGTTCCGGGCGGCAAATTCCCGATGGTCGCCAGCGCCCATATGTCGGTGCTGACTGCCGCCGTCGCCGGGGTGCCACGCATTGTCGCCAGTGCGCCGCCGGTCAACGGCGCGCCGCACCCGGCCATCGTCGCCGCCATGCATCTGGGCGGCGCACATGAAATCCTGTGCCTTGGCGGCATCCAGGCCGTGGGCGCCATGGCCATCGGCACCCAGACCCTGGACCCGGTCCACATGCTGGTCGGCCCCGGCAATGCCTTTGTCGCCGAGGCCAAGCGACAGCTTTATGGCCGCGTCGGGATTGATCTGTTTGCAGGCCCCACCGAAACCATGGTGATCGCCGATGACACGGTCGACGCCGAGCTTTGCGCCACCGACCTTCTGGGCCAGGCCGAACACGGCTACAACTCGCCCGCCTGCCTGATCACCACCAGCCGCAAGCTGGCCGAGGCAACCCTGGCCGAGATCGACCGCCTGCTGACGATCCTGCCCACGGCGGAAACCGCCAGCGTGTCCTGGCGCGACTATGGCGACGTGGTGCTGTGCGACAGTCACGACGAAATGCTGCAGGTGGCCAATGACATGGCCTATGAACACGTGCAGGTGATGACCGACCGCGACGACTGGTATCTGGAAAACATGCACAGCTATGGCGCGCTGTTCCTTGGGCCGCGCACCAATGTCGCCAACGGCGACAAGGTCATCGGCACCAACCACACCCTGCCGACCCGCAAGGCGGGCCGCTATACCGGCGGGCTCTGGGTGGGCAAGTTCCTGAAAACCCACAGCTATCAAAGGATCACCACCGACGAGGCCGCCGCCAGGGTCGGGGAATACGGATCGCGCCTGTGCATGCTCGAAGGTTTTGTCGGCCATGCCGAGCAATGCAACATCCGCGTGCGCCGCTTTGGCGGCAAGAACGTCCCCTACGGCAAGGCCGCCGAATGACCGACACCGGCGCGCACAACAAGGCGGCGCTCGGGCTGTTGCGGGCCGCCCAATATGACTGGGACACGCCCGCGCTGGCGGCTGCGCTGCACGGCGTCATGGCGCCGGACGCCGCGCTGCACCTGTGCCACCCCATCGGCGATCTGACCGGCCCCGAGGCGCTGCTGACGCGCGCCCTGACCCCGCTGCGCACCGCCCTGCCCGACGCCGAGCGCCGCGACTGGATCGTGATCGAAGGCAGCGATGCCGAAGGCCAGCACTGGGTCGGCTGCGCCGGGCACTACGTCGGCACCTTTGTCGCGCCCTTCCTGGACATTCCGCCCACCGGGCACCTGGCGCATATGCGCTTTCACGAATTCTACCGCTTTCAAGACGGCAAGATCGTCGAGATGCAGGCGATCTGGGACCTGCCCGAACTGATGATGCAGGCCGGGGCCTGGCCCATGGCCCCCGCCCTGGGGCGCGAGCTCTGCGTGCCTGGCCCGGCCTCGGGCGATGGGCTGCACCGCGCGCCGCGCGACCCGCAGCTCAGCGCGCAAAGCTGCCAGCTGGTCATCGACATGCTTGACCACATGATCCGCCACCCCGCACAGGGCGGCCCCGAGGTGATGGAACTGCCCCGGTTCTGGCATGACACGATGACCTGGTACGGCCCGGCCGGGATCGGCACCGCGCGCGGCATCGCGGGCTTTCGCAACTGGCACCAGATCCCCTTTCTGTCGGCCATGCCGGACCGTGGCCAGCACCCCGAGGGCCTGCGCTTTCACTTCTTTGGCGACAACGCCTATGCCGCCGTGACCGGCTGGCCGAACATGCGCCAGACGCTCAGCGGCGGCGGCTGGCTGGGCCTGCCGCCCACCGGCCAGCAGATCACCCTGCGCAGCCTGGATTTCTGGCGCATCGAGGCCGGGAAAATCCGGGAAAACTGGGTTCTGGTCGATCTGCTGGACCTTTATCAACAACTTGGCGTTGATGTGCTGGCCCGGATGCGAGAGTTCAACAAGGCCCGCGTGCCGGGCCATGTTCCCTTTTCCGCAGGAGACGCCGAATGACCTTGCCCCAAACCCCTTCCTTCCGACTGGATGGCCAGCGCGCCGTGATCGCGGGCGCCTCCTCCGGGATCGGCCTTGGCTGCGCCACCGCGCTGGCCGAGGCCGGGGCCGACGTGACCCTGATCGCCCGCCGCGCCGACCGGCTGCAGGAGATCACAGCGCAGATGGCCGCGCGCGGCTGGACCGCCCATGCGCTGCCGCTGGACATCACCGACATTGCCGCAACCCAGGCCGCCGTTGCCGCCCATGGTCCCTTTGACATCCTGCTGAACGCGGCCGGACTGGCGCGCCATGCCCCGGCCATCGACACTGTGCCCGACGATTTCGACGCGGTGATGAACATCAACCTGCGCGCCGCCTATTTCCTGACCCGCGCCGTCGCCGCCGGTCTGCTGCAGGCCGGCAAAACCGGCAGCCTGATCAACATCTCGTCGCAGATGGGGCACGTGGGCGGGCCCGATCGCGCGGTCTATTGCGCCTCAAAGCACGCGATCGAAGGCATGACCAAGGCGATGGCGCTGGAATGGGGCCCGCGGAAGATCCGCGTCAACACCATCTGCCCGACCTTCATCCTGACCGACCTGACCCAGGCCACCTTTGACGATCCGGCCAAACGCGCCTGGATCGAGGAAAAGATCAAGCTGGGCCGCGCCGGCCAGGTGACCGACATCATGGGCGCGGCGCTTTACCTGGCCTCGCCGGCCTCGGATCTGGTGACCGGCACGGCGCTAATGGTCGACGGAGGCTGGACGGCGGACTGATGGCACAGGTCAAGGTCACATCAGCCGAAGTGGCCCGCCTTGCGGGGGTATCGCAATCGGCGGTCAGCCGGGTGTTCACCCCCGGGGCCTCGGCCTCGAAGAAGACCGTGCAGAAGGTGCGCGAGGCGGCGGACAAGCTGGGCTATCGGCCCAATGTCCTGGCCCGGGCCATGGTGTCGGGCAAAAGCCGGATCATCGGGCTGGTGGTGGCCTACCTGGAAAACCAGTTCTATCCCGTCGCGCTGGAACTGCTGTCGAACGCACTGCAGGCGCGCGGCTATCACATCCTGATCTTTACCGCGCCCAATTCGACCGATGGCATCGACGGCGTGATGCAGGACCTGATGGATTACCAGGTCGACGGGATCATCGCCGCCTCGGTCTCGATGAGCTCGGACCTGGCCCGCAGGGCGCGGCAGGCCGGTATCCCGGTGGTGCTGTTCAACCGCGGCCAGGATGGCCCGGGGCTGTCCAATGTGACCTCGGCCAATCATGCGGGGGGGCGGCGGGTCGCGCAGTTCCTTCTGGCGGGCGGTCATCGGCGCATCGCCCATGTCGCCGGCTGGCAAGGCAGCTCGACCGGGCGCGACCGGCAGGCGGGGTTCCTGTCCGCCATGGACGAGGCCGGCCAGCGCCCCTTTGCCCTGGTGGATGGCATGTACAACCGCAAGGTCGCCGCGCAATCCACCCGCCTGCTGTGCAGCGGCAGCGCCCGGCCCGACGCGATCTTTGTCGGCAACGACCACATGGCCTTTGCGGTGATCGACACCCTGCGCGCCATGCGGCTGGAGCCCGGGCAGGACATCTCGGTCGTGGGCTATGACGATGTGCCCATGGCCTGCTGGGGCGCCTACGACCTGACGACCCTGCGCCAGCCGGTCAACCGCATGGTCGATGCCACGGTGTCGATCCTGCTGGACCAGATCGAAACCGGGGAATCCCGCCCCGCCCGTATCGAAATCGAGGGAGAGCTGATCTTGCGCGGCTCGGCCCGCATTCCCGAAGGATGGACCTGATGAAAGGCTTTGACGCCAAATTCGCCGATTTTCCCGACTATATCATCGGCATAACCAAAGAGATCTGGGAAGACCGCGGCATCGCCACGCTGCACCGCTATTACGCGCCCGATATCGTCGTGCGCTCGCCCGCGTCGGTGGTGATCGGCAACCAGGGGGTGATTGCAGCGACCATGGCCACCCTGGCCGAATTCCCCGACCGAGAGCTGCTGGGCGAAGACGTGATCTGGTCGGGCACGCCCGAAGACGGCATGCTGTCCTCGCACCGGATCATCTCGACCGCGACCCATGCCGGCGACGGGGTCTATGGCAAGGCGACCGGCAAACGCCTGCAATACCGCATTCTCGCCGACTGCCACGCCAGGAACAACCAGATCGACGACGAATGGCTGATCCGCGATCAGGGCGCCATCGTGCGGCAGATGGGCTGGCTGCCCGATGCCTATGCCCGCGATCTGATCGCCCGCGAAGGCGGCCCCGAGGCCTGCGTCAAACCCTGCGCCCCGGGCAACGATCCCGAGGGTCCCTACAAGGGCCGCGGCAATGACAACCCCTGGGGCGCCGAGCTGGCCGATATCCTGACCCGGATCATGGGGGCCGATATGGCCGCCATACCGCAAAGCTATGACCGCGCGGCGCAGCTGGAATATCCCGGCCATGTCACCGCCCATGGCTGGGCGCCCGCCGACCGGCTCTGGATGGGGCTGCGCGCGGCCTTCCCCTCGGCCCGCTTTGAAATCCACCACCAGATCGGCCGCGACGATCCCGCCATGCCGCCGCGCGCCGCCCTGCGCTGGAGCCTGACCGGCAAACACGACGGCTGGGGCGCCTTTGGCCCGCCCACCGGCGCGCAGGTGCACGTCATGGGCATCACCCATGCCGAATTCGGAAGCCTTGGCGCCGCCCCCACCCGCCTGCGCCGCGAATGGACGCTTTTTGACGAAACCACGATCTGGAAACAGATCCTTTTGCACACAGGTACGCTATGACCCCCCAGGAAATGGAAAGCCGCATCGTCCGGTACGGCGATTTGCAGCCTTGCAAGACCGCCTTCATCGACGCCCACACGCCGGGCAGCGACCAGAAGGAAAACTTTACCATCATCGGCGGCGGCGTGTCGGAAAGCCCAGACCAGCACGTGCACATCTCGATCCCGCATGGCTTCAACATCGGGGCGGCGGGGCAACCGCCGAAATGCCGCAACTCGCTGCACGACCACCGCACCGCCGAGGCGTTTTTCGTCCTGTCCGGGCGCTGGCGCTTTTTCTGGGGGCGCTGGGGGAATGCGGGCGAAGTGGTGCTGGAACAGGGCGACATCTTCAACATCCCCACCGGCATCTTTCGCGGCTTTGAAAACATCGGCACCGATTACGGGATGATCATGGCGATCCTGGGCGGCGATGACGCCGGCGGCGGCGTCATGTGGGCGCCACAGGTGATCGAAGATGCCGCCGACCACGGCCTGGTGCTGGGCGAGGACGGCAAGCTGTACGACAGCAAGAAACAGCAGCGCCTGCCCGAAGGCGTCAAGCCGATGCCGCTGATGAGCGCCGAAGAACTGGCCAAGCGCCCCGAACCGACCACGGCGCAGGTGCTGCCGAACCACGTGGCCCGCTACTGGGACATGGTCGCACTGGCCGACCGCAAGCCCTGCAAGGTCATCGGCGAAACCGGGCTGCTGCGCGACAAACCGGGCTTTGAGGTCGATTTCATCACCCGCGCCTCGGCCAGCGACAGCCGGCACAGCCACACCGTTCCCTCGGTGCTGATGCCGGTCAAGGGGCACTGGCGCGTCACCTGGGATGGCGGCGCGGCGGTGCTGGCCCCCGGTGACACCATGAGCGTTCCGGAAAACCTGGCCCACAGCGCCGTGCCCTCGATGACCGGCGAGGCGGCGCTGTATCACGTGGTCGCCACCGGTGACCCCGCCGGACTGACCTGGAAAGGCTGACACCCCGCGCCCCGGCCCCGTGCCGGGGCCTCATTCGCAGAGGTCCCGGCGCAAGACCGGGACGGGAGACCGAACCATGACCGTAAAGACAACCCATGTCGGATCGCTGCCGCGCACGCAGGCTGTGGTCGATTTCATCTTTGCCCGCGAACGCGGCACGCCCTATGACGCGCAGGCCTTTGACGCCTGCATGACCGATGCGGTCAGCGAAACCGTGCGCCGCCAGAAGGACGCCGGCATCGACATCGTCAGCGATGGCGAAACCTCCAAGATCAGCTATGCCACCTACGTCAAGGACCGCTACACCGGCTTTGACGGCGACAGCCCGCGCAATGCGCCCGCCGATCTGCAACGCTTTCCGACCTTCCTCAAACGGCTGGCCGACGAAGGCGGCACCCCGCAATACGCCCGCCCCATGTGCGTCGGCGAAGTGCGCTCCAAGGGCCAGGGTGAGCTGCAGAAAGACATCGACAACCTGCGCGCCGCCATGGCCGAACACGGGGTCGCGCGCGGCTTCATGAACGCCGCATCGCCCGGGGTCATCTCGTTGTTCCTGCAGAATGATTTCTACAAGACGCGCGATGCCTACCTGGCGGCGCTGGCCGACGCGATGAAGCAGGAATACGAAACCATCGTCGCCTCGGGGCTGGATCTGCAACTGGACTGCCCCGATCTGGCGCTGTCGCGGCACATGCTGTTCAACGACCTGTCCGACGCCGAATTCGTCAAGGTCGCCGGCGCCCATGTCGAGGCCCTGAACCACGCCCTGCGCGACATTCCCGAAGACAAGGTGCGCATCCACATCTGCTGGGGCAACTACGAGGGCCCGCATGTCTGCGACATCCCGATGGCCAAGATGTTCGACACGCTGATGTCCGCCAAGGCGCGCTATGTCCTGTTCGAAACCTCGAACCCGCGCCATGGCCATGAATGGACCGTGTTCCGCGACCGCAAATCCGACATCCCCGATCACAAGGTGCTGGTGCCCGGCGTCGTCGACACCACCACCAACTTTGTCGAACACCCTGATCTGGTGGCCCAGCGCATCGCCCGCTTTGTCGACATCGTCGGCAGTGACCGGGTGATCGCGGGCAGCGATTGCGGCTTTGGCACCTTTGCAGGCTTTGGCGCGGTCGATCCCGAAATCGCCTATGCCAAGCTGGGCGCGCTGGCGACGGGGGCGAAACTGGCGTGACACCGCTGATCTATCTGCCCGGCATGATGTGCGACGCGCGGCTTTTCGGGCCGCAGGTCGCCGCCTTGCCCGGCACGGTGTACAGCTTTGGCTTTGATGAGACCTCGGTTCAGGCCATGGCCGAACATCTTCTGGCATTTGCGCCGGAACGGTTCGCGCTGGCGGGGCTGTCGATGGGCGGCATCGTGGCGATGGAGATGCTGCGCCAGGCACCTGGGCGGGTTGCGGGCCTTGCCCTGCTGGACACCAACCCGCTGGCCGAGCGTGATGAGATCAAGGCCCGGCGCGGCCCGCAGATCGAAAAGGTGCGCGCCGGCAAGCTTGCCGAGGTGATGCGCGACGAGATGAAGCCCAACTACCTCGCCCAGGGTCCCAACCGTCAGGCGATCCTGGATCTGTGCATGGATATGGCTGTTTGCCTGGGGCCCAAGGTGTTCGAGAACCAGTCCATCGCCCTGCGCGACCGCCCCGACCAGACCGCCACCCTGCGCGCCTTCACCGGCCCCGCGCTGGTGCTCTGCGGGCGCGAGGATGCGCTCTGCCCGGTCGCGCGGCATGCCCTGATGCACGCGCTGATGCCGCAATCCACCCTGACGGTGATCGATGGCGCGGGCCACCTGCCGACGCTGGAACAACCCGCACAAACAACCGCCGCGCTGCGCGCCTGGCTCAAGGAGACCGACCATGAATGACGCCCTGCTGACCCTGTTGCGCAGCGTCGATACCCCCACCGTCTGCAACGCCATCGAGGTGATCGAGGGCAAGCGCGGCTTTGACCGCTTTACCCGCGGCACCGTGCTTTGCAGCGCCCCGGACGAAGGCGCCATCGTCGGCTATGCGCGCACTGCCCGGATTTCCGCCATCGTCCCGCCCAGCGAAGCCCCCGAGGTGATCCGCGCCCGCCGCATGGACTATTACCGCCACATGGCCAGCGGCCCCCGCCCCGCCATCGCCGTGGTCGAGGATATCGACGGCGACAAGGCCATCGGCGCCTATTGGGGGGAAATCAACACCACCGTTCACAAGGGCTTTGGCCTGTCGGGCGCGCTGACCAATGGCGTGATGCGCGATCTTGGCGATCTGCCCGATGGCTTTCCCGTCATCGCCGGGTCGATCGGCCCCAGCCACGGCTTTGTCCACGTCACCGAGGTCGCCAGCGATGTCACGGTCTTCGGGCTGACCATCCGCGACGGTGATCTGGTCCATGCCGACCGCCACGGCGCGCTGGTCATCCCGGCCGAGTATGTCGACAACCTTCAGGCGGCCATCAACACCATGCGCCGCACCGAGGACATCGTCCTGTCCGCTGCGCGCAAGCCCGGCTTTGACTTTGACAGCTTTGCCGCCGCCTGGGAGGCCTTTGAAAAGGCCCGCACCTGAGGGCGCGCTAGCGGGGCCGCCGCGCCAGCAGGCTGAGCGCAAAGATCCCGGCCGCGGCGCAGACGATGCTGGGGCCGGCGGGGGTGTCGAATTCCCAGGCCCCCCACAACCCGCCAAGCGCCGCGGCAACGCCGACCGCGCCGGCGCCCAGCGCCATCTGTTCCGGGGTTCGGGCCAGCGCGCGGGCGGCGGCCGCCGGAATGATCAGCAGCGCGCCGATCAGCAGCGCGCCGACGACCTTGATCGCCACCGCCACCACCACGGCCAGCGCCAGGATCAGGATGCGCTGTTCACGCTCGGGGTCGATCCCCGACGCCCAGGCCAGGTCCGGTGACACGGTGGCGGTCAACAGCCTCTGCCAGCGCCAGGCCAGCAAGGCCCAGACCAACGCCCCGCCGCCCCAGATCACCGCCAGGTCGCTTTTGCCGATGCTCAGGATGTCGCCGAACAAAAAGGCGCTCAGGTCCAGTCGCGCGCCCGCCACAAGGCTGGCCGCCACCAGCCCAAAGGCCAGCGCCGCATGCGAGGCAACCCCCAGCAGCATGTCGCTGCCATAGCCGCGCCCGGTCAGCCGGGCGACCATCAGCGCCATGGCCAGCGCCACCACCAGCGTTCCGGCCATGACCGGCACCGAAAAGGCCAGCGCAAGCGCGACGCCCAGAATGCCAGCATGGGCCGTGGCATCGCCGAAATAGGCCATCCGCCGCCAGACCACGAAACTGCCCAGGGGCGCCGCCGCCAGCCCCACACCCACCGCGCCCAGAACCGCGCGCACCAGGAAATCGTCAAGCATGATCGCAGCCCTCGTGCGCGTGATCGTGATCGTGGCTGTGGGTGTGTTCGTGCCGGTACAGCGCCAGCGCGCCCCCCGTGCCCGTGCCGAACAGCGCCCGGTATTCTTCGGCCTGCGCGACCACCTCGGGGTGGCCTTCGCAGCAGACATGACCATTCAGGCAGATCACCCTGTCGCTTGCGCTCATCACCACGTGCAATTCGTGGCTGACCAGCAGCACGGCACAGCCCAGCCGGTCGCGGACCTCTTCGATCTGGCGATAGAACGCCGCCTGCCCCGGCTGATCCAGCCCCTGCGTCGGCTCGTCCAGCAGCAGCACCTCGGGCAGGTTCAACAGCGCCCGCGCCAGCAGCACCCGCTGCAACTGCCCGCCCGACAGATCGGCAATCTGGCGATCCGCATAGCCTTCGGCCCCGGCTTCGGCCAGGGCGGCGGCGCACATATGCGCCGGGATGCGGTCCGGCAGGCTGAGGAATCGCGCCACCGTCATCGGCAGGCTGGGGTCCAGCGCCAGCTTTTGCGGCACATAGCCCAGACGCAGCCCAGGCTTGCGCGTCACCTTGCCCGAATGCGGGCGCACCGCGCCGATCAGGCTGCGCAGAAAGGTCGATTTGCCCGACCCGTTCGGCCCGACGACCGTCACGATCTCGCGCGGGTTCAGGGCGAAATTCACGTCCCGCAGCACCTCTTGCCCGCCCATGTGCAGGGTCAGGTCGCGGGTTTCGATCAGGGCGGTCATTGCGCCTTGCCCGCGCAGCGCGGGCACAGGCCCTCGGCCTCGATGACCATGCGTTCGGTGACAAAGCCAACCTGCGCCGCCGCCTCGCGCAGCGCCTCCGACACCGCCCGGCCCGGCGCTTCGGCGACGGCCGAGCAGACCCGGCAAATCAGGAAGCTGGGGGCATGACGCTGGCCGGGATGGGCACAGGCGATAAAGGCGTTCAACTGTTCGATCCGATGCGCAAAGCCATGGCTGACCAGGAATTCCAGCGCCCGGTAGGCCACCGGCGGCTGCGATCCAAGGCCCGCATCGCGCAGGTGTTCCAGCACGTCATAGGCCCCAAGGGCGCGGTGCTGCGCCAATAGCACCTCAAGCGCCTTGCGCCGCACCGGGGTCAGTTGCAGCCCGCGCGCCGCGCAATCCGCCTCGACCGCCTGCAGGCTTGCGGCGATGCAGCTGTCGTGGTCGTGCCGAACAAAGCCTTTTGCCTCCATCACGGATTCCTTTGCCTTCTGGGGGGTCTTGAACTGTTACATCATAACGCGCTAAAAGCCGGGCGCAACGTTATATCATAACACACCTCTCTGTAACACACCGGTGCCCTCCATGACCCTTCGCCTTGCCGCTGCCTGCCTGTTCTTCGCCCTGCCCGCCCACGCCGAGGTGCCCCGCGTCGTCACCGACATCGCGCCCGTGCACAGCCTTGTTTCCATGGTGATGGAGGGTGTCGGCGCGCCAGAGCTGTTGCTGCCGCCCGGCACATCGGCGCATCATTTCGCGCTCAAACCCAGCCAGGCGCGCGCGCTGGCCGAGGCGGAGCTGATGGTCTGGATCGGCCCGGCGCTGACGCCCGCGCTTGGCGAAAGCATGGCCAACCTGGCCCCACAGGCCGCGCAACTGGTGCTGGCCGAGGCCCCGGGAACGCTGACCCTGCCCTATCGCGACCTGGACGAGATCGGTCAGTCCGAACAGGCCGACGGGCATGACGACCACGCGGATCACGATGACCACGAAGCGCACGATGACCATGAAAAACACGAAGAACACGAAGACCATGCCGAGGCGGACCCCCACGAAGGCCATGACCACGCGCACGGCGGCACCGACCCGCACCTTTGGCTGACGCCGGTCAATGCCCGGCTTTGGCTGACCACGATTTCCCAGGCGTTGGCGTCGCAGGACCCGGACAATGCCCTGACCTACCAGCAAAACGCCGCAGCCGCCCAGGCCCGCGTCGACGCGGCCGAGGCCGAGGCCCGGCAAAGCCTGCGCGCCCTTGAAAACGCCCGCTTCGCCGTGTTTCACGATGCCTTTCAGTACTACGAACAGGCCTTTGGCCTGACCGTCATCGGCGCGATTTCCGACAGCGAGGCCGCCGCCGCCGGTCCGGCCCAGCTGGATGCCCTGCGCGATCACCTTGCCGAACAACGGCCCGCCTGCATCCTGACCGAACCGGGTGCCAACCTGAAACTGGTTCAGGCCGTCGCGCCCGATCTGCCGATGGTCGAACTGGACCCGATGGGATCGACCTTG contains these protein-coding regions:
- a CDS encoding carbohydrate ABC transporter permease is translated as MASKAQRMPLGLKLATYGFVILWLILAAFPFLWTLWGSFKVELDFFSIADWTNALTGKNTKAATGSPLTGAGYHGAWVQEDFWRPAINTFIVCFFVVCTSLTIGTLGGYALSRSSYRYTFWLLITALIFRAMPPITLVAGYLLPFFEWNLWGILPTTIIVLVAINQPFTLWMLHSFFQNIPKELDESAKVDGCTQFQAFRTVIVPVMWPGVITTGLFSFLLAYNDFAVTSMLLSESNRTMVPEIAAFLGTTYTEGNVMFAVAAVVSATAPLFILVMFFQRQIVSGLTAGAVKG
- a CDS encoding ester cyclase, with product MKGSRPQQAALSRDTDMSKTEDTRAVIEGMVDGLNDHRIDDIGAFFADGFRWMGNTGCGTKTGLKEFQDNWQRPFQAAFSDKVCVDEARLFMGEWAAAFGRQEATHSGTFMGVPATGKRIQIRYMDFWKVEDGKITDNWVMVDFPHVLAQLGVDVFNGEGWEAYDRGDRVPPRPEPQDNASRA
- the hisD gene encoding histidinol dehydrogenase yields the protein MAIQHLKQGKPETERAEDDAKVRAVVETTLADIEARGDAALRDLSEKFDGYTPQAFRLTASEIEAAMQKVSARDMQDIRFAQDQIRNFAQAQRASMTDIEVETLPGVILGHRNIPVQSVGCYVPGGKFPMVASAHMSVLTAAVAGVPRIVASAPPVNGAPHPAIVAAMHLGGAHEILCLGGIQAVGAMAIGTQTLDPVHMLVGPGNAFVAEAKRQLYGRVGIDLFAGPTETMVIADDTVDAELCATDLLGQAEHGYNSPACLITTSRKLAEATLAEIDRLLTILPTAETASVSWRDYGDVVLCDSHDEMLQVANDMAYEHVQVMTDRDDWYLENMHSYGALFLGPRTNVANGDKVIGTNHTLPTRKAGRYTGGLWVGKFLKTHSYQRITTDEAAARVGEYGSRLCMLEGFVGHAEQCNIRVRRFGGKNVPYGKAAE
- a CDS encoding ester cyclase — translated: MTDTGAHNKAALGLLRAAQYDWDTPALAAALHGVMAPDAALHLCHPIGDLTGPEALLTRALTPLRTALPDAERRDWIVIEGSDAEGQHWVGCAGHYVGTFVAPFLDIPPTGHLAHMRFHEFYRFQDGKIVEMQAIWDLPELMMQAGAWPMAPALGRELCVPGPASGDGLHRAPRDPQLSAQSCQLVIDMLDHMIRHPAQGGPEVMELPRFWHDTMTWYGPAGIGTARGIAGFRNWHQIPFLSAMPDRGQHPEGLRFHFFGDNAYAAVTGWPNMRQTLSGGGWLGLPPTGQQITLRSLDFWRIEAGKIRENWVLVDLLDLYQQLGVDVLARMREFNKARVPGHVPFSAGDAE
- a CDS encoding SDR family NAD(P)-dependent oxidoreductase gives rise to the protein MTLPQTPSFRLDGQRAVIAGASSGIGLGCATALAEAGADVTLIARRADRLQEITAQMAARGWTAHALPLDITDIAATQAAVAAHGPFDILLNAAGLARHAPAIDTVPDDFDAVMNINLRAAYFLTRAVAAGLLQAGKTGSLINISSQMGHVGGPDRAVYCASKHAIEGMTKAMALEWGPRKIRVNTICPTFILTDLTQATFDDPAKRAWIEEKIKLGRAGQVTDIMGAALYLASPASDLVTGTALMVDGGWTAD
- a CDS encoding LacI family DNA-binding transcriptional regulator, translating into MAQVKVTSAEVARLAGVSQSAVSRVFTPGASASKKTVQKVREAADKLGYRPNVLARAMVSGKSRIIGLVVAYLENQFYPVALELLSNALQARGYHILIFTAPNSTDGIDGVMQDLMDYQVDGIIAASVSMSSDLARRARQAGIPVVLFNRGQDGPGLSNVTSANHAGGRRVAQFLLAGGHRRIAHVAGWQGSSTGRDRQAGFLSAMDEAGQRPFALVDGMYNRKVAAQSTRLLCSGSARPDAIFVGNDHMAFAVIDTLRAMRLEPGQDISVVGYDDVPMACWGAYDLTTLRQPVNRMVDATVSILLDQIETGESRPARIEIEGELILRGSARIPEGWT
- a CDS encoding nuclear transport factor 2 family protein → MKGFDAKFADFPDYIIGITKEIWEDRGIATLHRYYAPDIVVRSPASVVIGNQGVIAATMATLAEFPDRELLGEDVIWSGTPEDGMLSSHRIISTATHAGDGVYGKATGKRLQYRILADCHARNNQIDDEWLIRDQGAIVRQMGWLPDAYARDLIAREGGPEACVKPCAPGNDPEGPYKGRGNDNPWGAELADILTRIMGADMAAIPQSYDRAAQLEYPGHVTAHGWAPADRLWMGLRAAFPSARFEIHHQIGRDDPAMPPRAALRWSLTGKHDGWGAFGPPTGAQVHVMGITHAEFGSLGAAPTRLRREWTLFDETTIWKQILLHTGTL